The DNA window CCCGGCGGCCCGGGAGCCGTCGGCGCCGACCCACTGGACCGCCTCCTCGCACTCGGCCTCGGTCAGGCCCAGCGCCGCCAGGTCGGCGAACTGCCACGGGACCACGCGGGCGCCGGTCGGGACACGACGCTCGATGAACTGCGCGCACCGGGTGCAGAAGGCGCAGTCGCCGTCGTAGACGAAGGTCGACGTCTCCATGTCACCATCCTGCACCCACGCCGGGCCCGGCGGCGCGCGGTGTCCGGCGCGTCACTTGCACTTCGTTCGTACACATGTTCGAATGAGATCCATGCGCTGGGACAACCTCTCCGCTCCCCCGGACGAGGGGACTCCCGATCGGGCGACGCCGGCGGCTCCACCCCTGCCGCTGGCGTTGCCCGGCGCGGTCGCCCGCACGTTCGACACCCCCGACTTCGCCGGCATGACCTTCTACGAGGTGCGGGCCAAATCAATCATCAACCGGGTGCCGGGCCGGTCGCGTGTGCCGTTCGAGTGGACCGTCAACCCCTACCGCGGTTGCTCCCACGCGTGCACATACTGCGTCTCCGACGACACGCCGATCCTGATGGCTGACGGGCGCACCCGACCGATCAGCGAGTTGGAGCCCGGCGACCGGATCTACGGCACCCAGCGGCGCGGCGCCTACCGCCACTACGTCGTCACCACCGTGCTCGACAAGTGGTCGACGGTGAAGCGCGCCCACCGGGTCACCCTGGCCGACGGCACCACGCTGGTGGCCAGCGGTGACCACCGCTTCCTGACCGAACGCGGTTGGAAGCACGTCACCGGGAGCATGCGGGGCGGTGCCCGCCGCCCCTACCTGACCACCCGCAACCGCCTGCTCGGCACCGGCCGCTTCGCCGTCGCGCCGAAGCGCTCCGCCGACTACCACCGGGGCTACCTCCACGCGTTGTTCCGGTGGCCCGAGCACCCCCGCCGGCAGCAGCCTGCGCACGACGACACGGCAACCCCCGACGTGCCCGACCACCGGCAGCCCGAGGACGCCGGGGCCGCCGGCGCGCGCCGAAGCTTCCGGCTGGCCACCGCCGAGGCGGAGGCGGTGGAGCGCGCCGAGCGGTTCCTCGCCGAGACCGGCGTCGCCGTCGAGCGGGTCGCCGGCCGGGCGGCGCGCCGGTCCACCGTGGTCCGCGTGGTGCGGCCGGCCGACGCCGAGGCCGTCGCGGCGCTGATCCACCCACCGGACGAGCCGACCGACGACTGGCTGCTCGGTTTCCTGGCCGGCTCGTTCGACGCCGGCGGCAGCTGCGGCCGGGGCGTGTTCCGGATCGGTGTCGCCGATGACGGGAGCCGGCGACGGGCGTCCGCCGCCCTCGACCGGTTCGCCTTCCGGTGGGTGCTCGACGACCCCGGCAGCCGCGGCGCGGCCTGCCAGCTCCGGCTGACCGGTGGCCTGCCGGCACGGCTGCGCTTCTTCCACCTGACCGACCCGGCCGTCACCCGGAAGCGTTCGATCGAGGGCGCGGCGCTCAAGTGCGCGGCCCGACTCCAGGTGACCGCCGTGGAGGATCTGGGCCTGGAGCTGCCGCTGTGGGACATCACCACCGGCACCGGCGACTTCATCGCCAACGGAGTGGTCAGCCACAACTGTTTCGCCCGCAACACCCACACCTACCTCGACCTCGACGCCGGGTCGGACTTCGACCGCAAGGTGATCGTCAAGGTCAACGCCGGCGAGCTGGTCCGGCGTGAGCTGGCCGCTCCCCGGTGGCGCGGCGCGCACGTCGCGATGGGCACCAACGTGGACTGCTACCAGC is part of the Micromonospora sp. WMMD980 genome and encodes:
- a CDS encoding intein-containing Rv2578c family radical SAM protein — translated: MRWDNLSAPPDEGTPDRATPAAPPLPLALPGAVARTFDTPDFAGMTFYEVRAKSIINRVPGRSRVPFEWTVNPYRGCSHACTYCVSDDTPILMADGRTRPISELEPGDRIYGTQRRGAYRHYVVTTVLDKWSTVKRAHRVTLADGTTLVASGDHRFLTERGWKHVTGSMRGGARRPYLTTRNRLLGTGRFAVAPKRSADYHRGYLHALFRWPEHPRRQQPAHDDTATPDVPDHRQPEDAGAAGARRSFRLATAEAEAVERAERFLAETGVAVERVAGRAARRSTVVRVVRPADAEAVAALIHPPDEPTDDWLLGFLAGSFDAGGSCGRGVFRIGVADDGSRRRASAALDRFAFRWVLDDPGSRGAACQLRLTGGLPARLRFFHLTDPAVTRKRSIEGAALKCAARLQVTAVEDLGLELPLWDITTGTGDFIANGVVSHNCFARNTHTYLDLDAGSDFDRKVIVKVNAGELVRRELAAPRWRGAHVAMGTNVDCYQRAEGRYRLMPPILEALRDFANPFSILTKGTLLLRDLPLLRQAAEVTAVGLSYSVGFVDETLWRLAEPGTPSPRRRLDAVRRLTDAGFPVGVLMAPILPGLSDDEESIDATVAAITASGAADVTPLALHLRPGAREWYARWLAREFPHLVPRYRRLYQSGAYAPQVYQREVTARVRMAARRHGLHRGEVGDNRRLPDPPPAPAAEQLSLL